A window of Zingiber officinale cultivar Zhangliang chromosome 5A, Zo_v1.1, whole genome shotgun sequence contains these coding sequences:
- the LOC121979496 gene encoding uncharacterized protein LOC121979496: MVRTIKRRLSEAQDRQKSYVDRRRRPLEFSVGDYVFLRVSPTKGVKRFGLKGKLAPRYIGPFQILERIGEVAYRLALSPSLTGVHDVFHVSMLRRYVPHPSHILIDVSVVLQPDISYEEIPVRILDCKERQLRNKTIRLVKVGWRYHSDEEATWELEDKMQASYPHLFTEDIGVLLPATTALLRITFSIRFVIVSNRRRRRGNKGRLDDD; encoded by the exons ATGGTTCGTACTATCAAGCGCAGGTTGTCAGAAGCTCAGGATAGGCAAAAGAGTTATGtggatcggagacggagacctttagagttttctgtTGGTGATTATGTATTCTTACGGGTATCCCCTACAAAAGGAGTAAAAAGGTTTGGGTTGAAGGGTAAGTTAGCACCTCGCTATATTGGACCCTTTCAGATTCTCGAGAGGATAGGTGAGGTGGCATATCGACTGGCGCTATCACCATCACTTACCGGggtgcatgatgtattccatgtgtctatgttgaggagatacgtaccacACCCTTCGCATATTCTCATAGATGTATCAGTTGTACTTCAGCCAGATAtatcttatgaggagattccagttCGGATTTTGGACTGCAAAGAAcgccagttgcggaacaagacaattcGACTGGTCAAGGTCGGATGGCGGTACCATTCAgatgaagaagccacttgggagttggaagATAAGATGCAAGCTAGTTACCCACACCTGTTTACTGAAG ATATTGGTGTTTTACTTCCAGCCACCACAGCTCTGTTAAGGATCACTTTCTCCATCAGATTTGTGATTGTCtccaacagaagaagaagaagag GTAATAAGGGGAGGTTGGATGATGATTAA